The following proteins come from a genomic window of Rutidosis leptorrhynchoides isolate AG116_Rl617_1_P2 chromosome 10, CSIRO_AGI_Rlap_v1, whole genome shotgun sequence:
- the LOC139870957 gene encoding embryogenesis-like protein, with protein MHQRIHISVCKFISRYPFKPSSKPISPIVYRSFKTQSFNNPTKQFFKKPLLYTQFNIFRSYNVETDKVVDEINLKFAEAREEIETAMESKETVYFNEEAECARAVVKDVLDMYDGLLSKLPEKERGGIQRSMGLKIEQLKAELEQLNE; from the coding sequence ATGCATCAAAGAATCCATATTTCTGTGTGCAAATTCATCAGCAGATACCCTTTTAAACCATCTTCAAAACCCATATCACCAATCGTTTACAGATCATTCAAAACACAATCTTTTAACAACCCCACAAAACAGTTTTTCAAGAAACCCTTGTTATACACCCAATTCAACATCTTTAGGTCGTACAATGTTGAAACTGATAAAGTTGTTGATGAAATAAACTTAAAGTTTGCAGAAGCAAGAGAAGAGATTGAAACGGCTATGGAATCAAAAGAAACAGTTTACTTCAATGAAGAAGCTGAGTGTGCAAGAGCTGTTGTTAAAGATGTACTTGATATGTATGATGGGTTGCTTTCGAAATTACCCGAAAAAGAAAGAGGAGGTATACAAAGATCAATGGGCCTCAAAATTGAACAATTGAAAGCTGAACTTGAACAATTGAATGAATGA
- the LOC139870339 gene encoding probable ATP synthase 24 kDa subunit, mitochondrial, with the protein MARFLSRSARQLYVSEAVLQPHQHAVPIRFYAKEAAASKALKGDEMLKGIFLDVKKKFETAVGVLRKEKITLDPEDPAAVDQYAKVMKTVREKADLFSESQRIQFTIKQRTDGIQDARSYLLALKDIRLKRGLTDELGAEAMMMNALEKVEKEIKKPLMRNDKKGMALLTDEFNKINQKLGIRKEDLPKYEEQLEKKIAKAQLEELKKDALEAMETQKKREEFNDEEMPDVKSLDIRNML; encoded by the exons ATGGCTCGATTTTTATCGAGATCCGCACGCCAG TTATACGTTAGTGAAGCTGTTCTGCAACCACATCAGCATGCAGTCCCAATTCGCTTTTATGCTAAAGAAGCTGCTGCTTCTAAAGCTCTTAAGGGTGATG AAATGTTAAAAGGTATATTTCTTGACGTAAAGAAGAAATTTGAGACGGCTGTTGGGGTTCTTCGAAAAGAGAAAATTACCTTAGATCCCGAGGATCCTGCTGCAGTTGACCAGTATGCCAAAGTCATGAAGACTGTAAGGGAAAA GGCAGATTTGTTCTCAGAGTCTCAGAGGATTCAATTCACCATTAAGCAACGAACCGATGGAATCCAGGATGCTCGGTCTTATCTGTTGGCCTTGAAGGATATACGTCTCAA GAGAGGGCTAACTGATGAACTAGGTGCAGAGGCTATGATGATGAATGCACTTGAGAAAGTTGAGAAGGAAATTAAGAAGCCACTTATGAGAAACGACAAGAAGGGGATGGCTCTCCTCACCGACGAATTCAACAAAATAAACCAAAA GCTTGGCATACGCAAAGAAGACTTGCCTAAATACGAAGAACAACTTGAGAAAAAGATTGCGAAAGCACAACTGGAAGAGCTGAAGAAGGATGCTCTTGAAGCAATGGAAACACAAAAGAAAAG GGAGGAGTTCAACGATGAAGAAATGCCAGATGTTAAGTCTTTGGATATTCGAAACATGCTCTAA